CATCGCTGCGCGATGTGCAAGCGGACTGCCCCGCTGCGCGGGGCAGTTGCGCAACCCGCTCCGCGGGTTGCGAACCCCAGGGCTGCGCCCTGGGGTTGATGAGCGGTTCGCTTCGCTCACCGCGCCCGGCAAAGCCGGGCCAACTCCCTCCCGCTTCGCTCCAGGAGTTGAGGGGGCCGGCCCGCGTTGCGGGCCGGTGGGCCCCGCTGTGCGGGGGGCCCGGCTGGCTGGGTGTCAGGTCCGGCTAATTTGGCCTTGACATAGAGGGGTTGACGGGTGCTTCGCACTCGTCTTTCCCACTCGTCTGAGGGTGTGTCCGCTGCGCTCCCCCACCCTGGATCCTTCCGGCTGCGCCTCCAGGACCTGAAGCCCGCTGCGCGGGCTTGGCTGGCTACGAGGGGAAGGGGCTCTCGTTCGTGCCGGGTTTCAGTGTAGCGGGTGCATCAGGTTGATGCAGCATGTACCGTTGGCGGAAACGCGAGATAGGGTCTAGCGGTTTGCCATAGGTTAATCAACCCATGATCTCCAGCGGGAGTGAGGAGGGTCGCACTGTCCGTTGTCAATTGCTTGCTGGTGAGCACGTTTCGGGCTCACCGACTCCCCAGAGTAAAGGAAAACACAGTCGGGATAGACCGGCTGCATTCCGTACCAGCCGATCGATATGAGGAGGATGAGCATGAGGGAGGCGAGGGGGTGCTTCCACGAGGGAGGACCTGAGAGGGGGCGGATCACGCAGAGAGCGTAAGGCAACCAAGATTACCCACTCACGACGCGGTCCCTCATCGTCCCACGCGTGCTATCTCGTCCTAGAAATGGGCATTATGACTGTCGTTCAGCTCCGAGAACATCAGGTAGACCAGCGGTCGGCGTTCCGAAAGTGGGTGGGATTCCCTGCAAGATCATCTGTGCCCCCTCAGGGTGCCCGGGGCACGATCGTGTCAGCGACCGGCTCGGGCAAGACGATCACTGCCGCCGCGTGCGCGCTGGAGTCGTTCACGGACGGCCGGATCCTCGTCACCGTCCCGACCCTGGACCTGCTCGCGCAGACCTCCCAGGCGTGGCGCCTGGTAGGCCACACCGCCCCGATGGTCGCGGTGTGCTCGCTGGAGAACGACACGGTGCTGGGCTCCCTGGGGGTGCGCACCACCACCAACCCGATCCAGCTCGCCCTGTGGGCCGGGCAGGGGCCGGTCGTCGTGTTCGCCACGTACGCCTCCCTCGTGGACCGCGAGGACATCGACGCACCCGAGGGCCAGCGGAAGGTTCGCGGGCCGCTGGAGGCCGCTCTGGCGGGCGGGGAGCGCCTGTACGGCCAGCAGATGACCCCGTTCGACCTCGCGATCGTGGATGAGGCCCACGGAACTGCCGGTGATCTTGGTCGGCCGTGGGCGGCGATCCACGACAACGCCCGCATCCCCGCCGACTTCCGCCTGTACCTGACCGCGACGCCGCGCATCCTGGCCGCGGCCCGGCCGCAGAGGGGCGCGGACGGCCAGGAGGCGGAGATCGCGACCATGGCCGACGACCCGGACGGCACGTACGGCGCGTGGCTGGCCGAACTGGGGCTCTCGGAGGCGATTGAGCGCGAGATCCTCGCCGGGTTCGAGATCGACGTGCTGGAGATCCGCGATCCCTCGCCCGTCCTCGGGGAGTCCGAAGAGGCCCGGCGCGGCCGGCGCCTGGCGCTCCTGCAGACCGCGCTCCTGGAGCACGCGGCGGCGTACAACCTGCGCACTGTCATGACGTTCCACCAGAAGGTGGAGGAAGCGGCCGCGTTCGCGGAGAAGCTGCCAGAGACCGCTGCCGAGCTGTACGTCAACGACGCCTCGGACGACGACCTAGCGGCCGCGGACCGGCTGCCGAAGTCGTCGATCGACGCGAAGTTCTACGAGCTGGAGGCCGGCCGCCACGTCCCGCCGGACCGGATGTGGTCGGCGTGGCTGTGCGGCGACCACCTCGTGTCCGAGCGGCGTGAGGTGCTGCGGCAGTTCGCCAACGGCATCGACGCCACCAACCGGCGCGTACACCGGGCGTTCCTCGCCTCCGTGCGCGTGCTCGGGGAGGGCGTGGACATCACCGGCGAGCGGGGAGTGGAAGCCGTCTGCTTCGCCGACACCCGCGGCTCCCAGGTCGAGATTGTGCAGAACATCGGCCGGGCGCTCCGGCTCAACAGGGACGGCTCCACCAAGGTGGCCAGGATCATCGTGCCGGTGTTCCTGGAGCCCGGCGAGGACCCCACCGACATGGTCGCCAGTGCCAGTTTCCGCCCTCTTGTAGCCGTCCTCCAGGGCCTCCGCAGTCATGATGAACGACTCGTTGAGCAGCTCGCCTCCCGCGCCCTCACCAGCGGGAAGCGCAAGGTCCACGTCCAGCGTGATGAGGACGGGCGGATCGTCGGGGCCGGCGGCAAGAGCGAGGGCGAAGACCAGGAGCAGGACGACACGCAGGCCGCCGCCGAAGCGGCCCTACTCCATTTCTCCAGCCCGCGCGACGCGGCGACCATCGCCGCGTTCCTGCGCACCCGGGTCTACCGGCCGGAGTCCCTGGTGTGGCTTGAGGGCTACCAGGCCCTCATCCGATGGCGGGCGGAGAACGAGATCACCGGCGTCTACGCCGTGCCCTACGACGTCGAGGTCGAAGTGGGGGTCACGAAGGATTTCCCCCTCGGGCGGTGGGTGCACCAGCAGCGGAAGGCGCTGCGGGCGGGTGAGCTGGAGGAACGGCGCAAGACCCTGCTGGACGCGCCCGAGGCCGGCATGGTCTGGGATCCCGGAGAGGAGGCGTGGGAGAACAAGCTCGCCGCGCTCCGGTCCTACCGGCGGGCCACGGGGCACCTTGCTCCGCGTCAGGACGCGGTCTGGGGCGAGGGCGAGGCGATGGTGCCTATCGGGCAGCATCTCGCCAATCTCCGGCGCAAGGGCGGTCTGGGCAAGGACGCGGACCGGGCGGCGGAGCGCGCGCAGCAGCTGGCCTCGGTCGATGAGGACTGGGACTGCCCGTGGCCGCTGGACTGGCAGCGCCACTACCGCGTCCTCGCGGATCTGGTCGACGCCGACGGCCAGCTGCCCGACATCGCACCTGGGGTGCTGTTCGAGGGTGATGACCTGGGCAAGTGGCTCCAGAGGCAGAAGAATCCGGGCACCTGGACACAGCTGTCGACCGAGCAGCAGGAACGGCTCTCGAAGCTGGGCATGCAGCCCGACCAGGCGCCGTCCCCCGCCCCGGCGGCGGCGCGTACGACGAAGAGTCCGAGCAAGGCGCAGCAGGCGTTCCAACGCGGCCTGACGGCCCTTGCGCAGTGGGTGGAGCGGGAAGGCGTGGGCCGACCGGTACCCCGGAAGGCGATGGAGACCTTGCCCGACGGAAGCGAGACCAAGCTCGGCATCTGGTACAGCAACACCAAGTCCAGGCGGAACAAGCTCACCGCCGAACAACTCGACGCACTACGCAAGCTCGGGGTGGAGTGGGCCGTGTAGCGTCCGGTGCTGGTTTCCATAGCAAGTCGCTTCCGCATCGGCAGACAACACCCTCGGAGAGCAGGTGCACATGAGAGAAGTACGCAAGAGAATCATGGCCGTATCCGGAATGCTGGCGGCTGTCGTCCAGGACGACTTCAAGTTCCCGGCAGGAGTGGGCTCTCGGTGATACCCCAGATCCAGAGGGCGCGTTCGGGTGGACAGTGGCTCGGGACACGGGCCGCCCTCCGCGTTCCCGTCGTACTGATAACTCTCGTCGCCGGCGCGGTGGGAACCGCCTCCTGTGGCCAGGACAGCCCCGGCGTGGCATCGCCACAAGCGCCGAGGACAGTGGCACCTCGTCCCGAGCCGTCCGCAACACAGACCCTGCCGCAGGCCTCCGCTCTGCCCAAGCATGCGGTGACCAGCGACAAACAGGCCACGCTTAGCCCAGAAAGGACGATGGCCACGGGATACACCGGGAACGATTTCCTCACCGGACTGGCAAAGGACTGGAAGATCCGACTCGAAAAGCCCGTCGAGCAGGAGATGCCCGACGGGAAAATGAGGACGTACGTTCACGGGCGCGGCAAGAACGGGATGACCCTGTCGGCCGGCTACGCCGATCACAAGAACATGTCCTCCCTGCTGTGCCGCGCGGGTACGAAGGAACCAGGCGATTTCGAGTTCCTGGCTTCCTGCACAGGTCTCGACGTCGCCGGAATCGACCATGCCAAGGCGTCCTCGTGGCTCGACCGGGCGAAGAAGGAGACCGACTCCCTGTACGAGAAGCAGGTGACCAAGACGGGAATCGAACAAGAGTACGTTGTCAGCGGAGTGTTGGTCTCAGGCCCGGTGAGGATGGTTCTGCACCGCACATACGGGAGGTACTCACTGAGGATCCTCGGAGGCGCAGCGGTGTAGAGGCATCAGCAGGATTTTGGGGTCAAGGCCCCTCGTCCACCTCGGATTGGAGTGGGCAGCCGAGGCCTCGGAGCGCGCGGTGGAGCGCGCGGCGCAGCTCACCGCGATCGACCCGGACTGGAACTGCCCCTGGCCGCTGGACTGGCAGCGCCACCACCGCGTCCTCGCCGACCTGGCCGATGCCGACGGCCAGCTGCCCGGCATCACACCCGGCGTCCTCATGGACGGCGACGACATCGGACTGTGACTGGAGCAGCAGAAGCGGCCGGGCACCTGGGCGCGGCTCCTGCCCGAGCAAGGCGCAGCAGGCGTTCCAGTGCGGGCTGACGGCACTCGCGCAGTGGATGCAGGCGACAGGACACAATGCAAAGGCAACGGAGCTCCTCGGATACAGGCTGTCTTGGTCGACTGCCAATACCAACGAGCTCCGTTGTCCTGCGTCAGAAATCCTTCAACTGGATTGCGTGACCTGTGGAGACGCTAACTCCCGGCCTTGGGTCAAGGCCCAGTGTCCTGTGGAGATCCGCCCCGTCGTTCAGCCAGCCCGGTCAGGCCGACTGGGTCTTCGGCGTTAGCGGGCGGGCTGCTGCGCGCGGTTGCGAATCCGGACTGTCAGCGTGCCGGCGCAGCCGGCGAGTATGCCAAAGACGAGCGCCGCCGACACGCCTGAGCCTACGGAGACGTAATAGAGCAGGGGTCCACCGGTGCTGCCTTGATAGGAGAGGAGCGAGTGCCAGACGCCGCTCACCACCACGCCCAGGGTGATGGCGGCGACGGCGCCGAGCGAGTAGGTGGGGTAGGTGACGCGGTCGAGCAGGACGGGCAGCAGCCGCAGCCCCCACCAGACCAGGGCGAGCAGCGCCACGTCGCCGAGCCGGTACAGCAGCCAGCGCCCGGGAGCGGAGCCGGTGGGCAGGGTCCAGGCGCCAAGCTGGATCCACTGCCGCAGCAGATCACCGGGCTCGGACAGTCGCCCGTTGCCCGTGAACCCGGTCTGTATGCGCCCGAGCACCCGGTCGTTTGACAGGACGGCGAGGGCGATGGCGACCACGGTAGTGCCCAGGGTCGCGGCGAGCCGCGCGGTGGCCGCGGTCGGCACGGACCGGCCAGGTGGGGGTGTCACCTCGGGCCGCAGCAGGGTCATGAGGCCGACGGCGGCCGCGGCGGCGACCAGGGCAGCGCCCACCGGCAGTTCGCGGCCCTGGGACATGGCGCTCGCGAGGCCAGGCAGCAGCCGGAACGCGGCGGAGCCACCGGAAGCGACCATCCAGGGTGCGGACACAGTGACGGCGAGCATGGCCGCGACGATGCCCCAGCCCCACAGGGCCGCCACGGCGACGGCCGCGCGTCCGGTGCCGCGGACCGGCAGCCGGCGCAACAGGGGCACCGCGCCGCACGCAAAGAGCACGACGAGCGCGGTGTAGCGCACCCGCACGGCGGTCTCTCTCAGAGCCGCGTAGTCCGCGCCGTGACCGGGCGCGCCTGCGGGGTCGGTGAACTGCGCTGACGACGGGAGGTCGGTCGACCAAGGCATCGTCCAAGCGACCAGGCGGTTCGCCTGGTCAGGGCCGAAAAACCGTGTGGCGCCGGGCAGACTGAGTGCGTGGGCGCTGGTCCCCGCCCACCACAGCAGCCCCACCAGCAAAAGCGCCCCCACGACTGCGGGTGCTAGGTCCTGTACGGAGTTCAGATCACGGTTCGGGCAATCCGCAGCGCGGAACCGTGTGCGCTTGATAGGCCATCAGGTATGGCACGTGGCGATGTGACCGATGAGCAGTGGTCCCTGATTGAGCCCCACCTCCCGCTGGGAGTATCCGGACCCATACCTGACCTGCGAAAACACTTCAACGCGACGATGTGGCGGTTCCGCACCGGCAGCCCCTGGCGAGACGTGCCTGCCGAGTACGGTCCGTGGTCGAGCGTCTACGACCGCTTCCGTATCTGGACGCGCGAGGGCGTCTTCCAGCACCTGATGGAGACGGTCATCGGTTATGCCGCAGAACGCGGTGAGGCAGACCTGTCGCTGGTCAGCGTGGACTCTGCTACCTCCCGCGCTCACCACCACGCCGCCGGGATGGTTCTGGACGAAGAGCAGTTGGAAGCGCTGGTGGAGGCCGCAGAGTCCGAAAAGGGGGCGGGAAGAAGGGACGGGAGCCGCAATACGATCAGGACGGGGACCCGGAACGAGCCGAGCGGCAGCGGTTGCGGCGACGCCGCCGGGCCCGTTTGAAGGCTGCTGAGCTCGGTCGTTCCCGGGGCGGGCTGACCAGCAAGGTGCACTTGTCAGCCGAACGGCGCTGCCGTCCACTGTCGTTCGTCCTCACCCCCGGCCAGGCCGGTGACAGCCCGCAGTTCGCGCGGGTCGTGGACAAGATCAAGGTCCGTGGCAGGAGGGGCCGGCCCCGCACCCGCCCGGACGCGGTCGCCGGCGACAAGGCGTACTCCTCCCGCCGCAACCGCGCCTACCTGCGCAAACGCCAAATCCGGGCGGTGATCCCGGAGAAGGCGGACCAGACGGCCAACCGCAAAAAGAAGGGCTCGCGCGGAGGCCGCCCCGTCAGTCACGACGCCGAGCTGTACAAGGACCGCAACACGGTCGAGCGGTGCATCAACCGGCTGCGCAACTGGCGCGGGATCGCCACCCGCTACGACAAGACTCCCGAGAGCTACCTGGCCGGACTCCACCTGTGCGGCACGATGCTGTGGCTACGCAGCATCACCCGACGAGCATGATCTGAACTCCGTACAGGACCTAGTACCAAGTCGACAGCGTTTTTCCGTACAGCGTCGTGCGACCGGTGTAGTAGAGGATGGCCTGCTGGTTCCTCCAAGTCCAAAGTATCGGCGCGATGTAGAACAAGAGGTTGGAGGCCCTGATTTGGCGCCAGGATCCCCACCCGCCGCCGCCAGCACGCCACTGGGCCCACTGAATACCCAGGTCGTCGTCCACCACGGCCACATCAATCACGGTGTTGTGTGCCGTGTCAGTATCCGGACCGTAGGAGACCATCGTGGGGTGACTGGTAGAGATATTTCCGTTGACCAACCCCGGGATCTCGATCCAGCGACCGATCCAATCGACGTCATTGTCCGCAAGTCCGCTCGGGTCGAAACTGCCATACGTGTAGTACACGTGACCGTTAGTACCGGTGTGCGTCACATAGAAGCCGCCGTCGTTGACGACTGCGATGGCGGGGGAGTGAAGCGTGGTGCCATCGCCAGGGATTTCTCCCGCTGGGTGCCAACGCATTTCGGAATCGAACCATCCGATGTACATCCTGTTATTGGTACCGCGGTACGTCACCACCAGGAAGTGACCATGGTTGAACGATGCAACGGCGACACTGTTCTGCGCAAAATTTCCGTCGAGGCTGTGCCAGGTTCCTTCCCAGCCGCCGTTAGTGGCCCCACGATACGTCTGATAGAAAATTCCACCATTCGTACCTACGTGAAATACCACCGGGTGCTGGTCTCGCATCGCAACAGAAGGCATATTCTCCGTGCGCCCGCCGCCAGGGATTTCTGAAATCGCACGGAAAGGACCGGCCGACGGAGAGGTGGTAACGTAGAGTCGCTCGTTTTGACCCGAGCCTCGCCACACATGAAAGAGATCGCCGTCATTCCAGCTTGCGGTCGCAACCGCTTCCTCCGAAGGGGCGTCATCGACTTCGTACCAGTTACCCTCAGCTGCGGCAGAGGGGCGGGCCGAGACGACCAACAGCAGAAACGCCGAGAATAGCGCGACAGCGGCAGCCGTAAGGCTCCTCGCTGTTTGTTTATGCTGAATAAACATCAATCTCCTTTTGGTACCCAATTTCTCCGTGGAGGAACTCCTAAAACGGCAACACTCATGATTGGCTTGCCGGATTAGAGTCCGATTTTCACGACCGAAGATCTACAGTCGCCAGCACGGAAGTTGCAGACTGGCGCTGAATGTGAGCTGGTCACTCGAGGCCCCCCTTATGACAACGTTGTCTACGGGGAGGGCCGGCGGCTCACGTCAGCTCTAGAGTGTAGATTTTACACATCTGTGCGTGAGCATGCAAGTTACCCTCACCGTACGGGAGGCCGGCTGAGAGCGTTGTGGTGAACCGCTCTGCACCTCGATGAGCTGCTGTTTTCTCGGTGTGGGTGTGTGCTGGCAGTGTCGGGTGTGTCAATTTAACGGCTGATCTTGGTCGTTGAGGTTCAGTTGTTGGCCGGGGTGAGCCGGCCCTCGAAGGCGATCTGGAATGCGTTGAGGGGTGCTTTCCAGCGCATGGTCCATCGCTTGCGACCCTTGCCGGTCGGGTCGAGGCTCATGAGTGCCATGTAGACGCACTTGAGGGCGGCGGCCTCGTTGAGGAAGTGTCCGCGGGCCCGGACGGCCTTGCGTATGCGGGCGTTCACGGACTCAATCGCGTTCGTCGATCACGGTGCGGGCGGCTCAGGTGAGCCGGTGGCTGTCGTACTCGGTCGGCATGACCATCACCGACGCCATCCACCATGCTGTGCTCCAGGTCCCGGCGTCGGCCTGGACGCCGACCGTCGAGCCCGGCGGCGAGGTCCGCGACGGCGCCTGGGTCGCCGAGATCGGCGGGGACTGCCTGAAGGAGTGGCCGAAGGGGATACGGCTGATCGTCCGCAAGGAGCGCCCGCATCCCGGAGCCCAGCTGCGGTTCACCGACGCCGACGGCATGCGCCTGACCTGCTTCCCCACGAACACCCCCGGCGAGGCGATCGCCGGGCTCGAAGCCGACCTTGCTCGGCGATCACGGGGCGGATGCCGGCCGCCAGAGCAGTCGGCCATACTTGTCGCGGTCCTGGCGGACACGGCCTGACCGTACCGCGTCGAAGCCCCCTGGCGTGGCCTGGCACCACCACGTCGTCATCGTCGTCCCAGGCCTTCGCACCCTCCGGCGGCTCGATGGTCGGCCGAAAGTCGTAGCGGCCGCGGACAGGTCAGACTTTTGCCCCAAGCGGCGAGCCGCAGCGATCCCATAGCGTTCATGTCATGAGCCCCACCTCGTGGGATGGTCTCGCGGTCACCCTCGTTCGGGCTGCCGCAGTGTGCCGACCTCGCACGGCAAAGCGGGCTCGCATTCAGGATTCCAGACGGACGCCCTCGTGACCACCTGGGCACCGGCTTGGTCATGAGACTCCACGAAAGGCGCCAGATGCATCGTGCACCACAGATCGACTCCGGTGCTCGTATCGACGAACCGCCTTCGCCGTCCGGCCAGGGAACCGGTCCGGAGCCGGCGCTGGATCCTGCGGCAACCGCCGCGAACACCCGGCGTCCTCGCCGTGCGGTTCGCCCGTCTGAGTCTGAGGCCCCCGGGCCATGTGGGACGACTTCGCGCGCGGCACCCGGATCCGGTCCGGCCGCCGCGCCTGTCCTGACGCCACGGCCATCGGGCGGATCCACGCATGACCATCCGCTCGCGCCATGGTTCCCCGGACCGACCAGTACCCATCCACCCCAGGAGGCTTCCCATGTCCGACCTGATGCACCGGCTGATCCAGTCAGTCCGGGTCTACACCATGACCGCCTTCGAAGTAGCCGTTCTCGGCGCGGGGGAAGAGCTCACGCCCCCGGATCCGGCTTTGCCTCATGCGCCGGATCCGGGACGCGAGGCTGCTGCTGGAACACCCCTCTGGACTCGGCGTGGGCCCGTTCCCTGCGCTGCCGCCGCCCCGGGGGCGGCGGCAGCGCATCGATGACACTGGAAGAACAGCGAAGGGGCCGCCTGCCCGTCCGGCCGTAGTGGGGAAGACAAGAACATGAACAACAGCACGAACCGCTTCATGAAGTGGCTGGTGCGCGGCCTGGCCGTGCTGGGAGGCACCGGAGCACTGGGGATCGTGGACCTGGGCTTGGCATTGGCTCACC
This sequence is a window from Streptomyces sp. NBC_01217. Protein-coding genes within it:
- a CDS encoding DEAD/DEAH box helicase; protein product: MTVVQLREHQVDQRSAFRKWVGFPARSSVPPQGARGTIVSATGSGKTITAAACALESFTDGRILVTVPTLDLLAQTSQAWRLVGHTAPMVAVCSLENDTVLGSLGVRTTTNPIQLALWAGQGPVVVFATYASLVDREDIDAPEGQRKVRGPLEAALAGGERLYGQQMTPFDLAIVDEAHGTAGDLGRPWAAIHDNARIPADFRLYLTATPRILAAARPQRGADGQEAEIATMADDPDGTYGAWLAELGLSEAIEREILAGFEIDVLEIRDPSPVLGESEEARRGRRLALLQTALLEHAAAYNLRTVMTFHQKVEEAAAFAEKLPETAAELYVNDASDDDLAAADRLPKSSIDAKFYELEAGRHVPPDRMWSAWLCGDHLVSERREVLRQFANGIDATNRRVHRAFLASVRVLGEGVDITGERGVEAVCFADTRGSQVEIVQNIGRALRLNRDGSTKVARIIVPVFLEPGEDPTDMVASASFRPLVAVLQGLRSHDERLVEQLASRALTSGKRKVHVQRDEDGRIVGAGGKSEGEDQEQDDTQAAAEAALLHFSSPRDAATIAAFLRTRVYRPESLVWLEGYQALIRWRAENEITGVYAVPYDVEVEVGVTKDFPLGRWVHQQRKALRAGELEERRKTLLDAPEAGMVWDPGEEAWENKLAALRSYRRATGHLAPRQDAVWGEGEAMVPIGQHLANLRRKGGLGKDADRAAERAQQLASVDEDWDCPWPLDWQRHYRVLADLVDADGQLPDIAPGVLFEGDDLGKWLQRQKNPGTWTQLSTEQQERLSKLGMQPDQAPSPAPAAARTTKSPSKAQQAFQRGLTALAQWVEREGVGRPVPRKAMETLPDGSETKLGIWYSNTKSRRNKLTAEQLDALRKLGVEWAV